The proteins below come from a single Ochotona princeps isolate mOchPri1 chromosome 13, mOchPri1.hap1, whole genome shotgun sequence genomic window:
- the LOC131481742 gene encoding syncytin-1-like: MPVIIVQTVFYPVILLVILNDRAQAGLDNPQTAHILLQKYQPCGCAGGRRSGTVPDGLSPTYKQDCGSEIAYLPIHRNGVGNGQWICVPKPRPSSLGPNEECPRECNQTAYSSVHSACYSSWSTCNLGPRQLLYAVITGEWKGSFGSELSPTRYHSKPCPTKGTTVCWSQTAPLGMTDGGGPQDLIRQQQTKRTLEKIYDSVYPSLYYHPLARIHSKGLEGLDANTADVLNGAHQLLNTTNPNVAEGCWLCLRQGPFTPVAIGMQQDKILQVSDTQACFPMSPFIVSVAPNIGNETCLYKPPDNETGNIDVGRATFCVNFMNVSTPQCAPNSAVFVCGENLAYTLLPANWTGACAMAYLLPDIEVIRGDSPVPVPSFDYIAGRQKRAVQLVPLFVTIGISSALATGSAGLGVAVHKYRELSQQLINDVQTLSTTIQDIQDQIDSLAEIVLQNRRGLDLLTAEQGGICLALQERCCFYANKSGIVRDKIKMLQEDLEHRRRQLAENPLWTAWNGLLPYLLPLLGPLTGLLIVISVGPCIFNRLQQFVRDRLSVTQALVLTQHYQALKQQEELYPMP; this comes from the coding sequence atgcctgtTATTATCGTACAAACAGTTTTTTATCCTGTGATACTTTTAGTGATTTTAAATGATAGGGCCCAGGCAGGGCTTGATAATCCCCAGACGGCACACATTCTTCTTCAGAAATACCAACCTTGTgggtgtgcaggaggcaggaggagcggGACAGTTCCGGACGGATTATCACCAACATATAAACAAGACTGTGGAAGTGAGATAGCCTACCTTCCCATTCACAGGAATGGTGTGGGGAACGGCCAGTGGATTTGTGTTCCAAAACCTAGGCCGAGTTCCCTGGGGCCCAATGAGGAATGCCCTCGAGAATGCAACCAAACTGCTTATAGCTCTGTACATTCTGCATGTTACTCTAGTTGGAGCACTTGTAATCTAGGGCCCAGACAGCTGCTTTATGCGGTCATTACTGGAGAATGGAAAGGGTCCTTTGGAAGCGAGTTATCACCTACTCGGTACCACTCAAAACCGTGCCCAACGAAGGGAACGACTGTTTGTTGGTCCCAGACAGCCCCCTTGGGAATGACGGACGGTGGAGGCCCACAAGATTTGATTAGACAGCAGCAAACAAAAAGGACTCTTGAAAAAATATATGATAGCGTATATCCCTCACTTTATTATCACCCTTTAGCCAGAATCCATTCTAAAGGACTTGAGGGACTAGATGCCAACACCGCTGACGTTCTCAATGGTGCTCATCAATTATTAAACACCACAAACCCAAACGTTGCGGAGGGCTGTTGGCTCTGCTTGCGTCAGGGACCGTTCACCCCAGTTGCGATAGGTATGCAGCAAGATAAGATCCTCCAAGTTTCTGATACTCAGGCCTGTTTTCCAATGTCCCCCTTCATTGTTTCGGTTGCCCCCAATATTGGTAATGAGACTTGCCTCTACAAGCCTCCAGATAACGAAACTGGGAACATTGATGTCGGTCGAGCCACCTTTTGTGTAAATTTTATGAACGTCTCCACCCCCCAATGTGCCCCCAATTCCGCTGTATTTGTATGTGGGGAGAACTTGGCCTATACCTTGCTCCCTGCAAATTGGACTGGGGCATGCGCGATGGCATATCTTCTCCCGGATATAGAAGTTATTCGTGGAGACTCTCCAGTCCCTGTTCCTTCCTTTGATTATATAGCCGGCAGGCAGAAGCGTGCTGTGCAGCTAGTTCCCTTGTTTGTTACAATAGGAATTTCTTCAGCTTTGGCCACAGGGTCGGCAGGGTTAGGAGTGGCAGTCCATAAATATCGGGAATTGTCCCAACAGCTAATTAATGACGTACAAACTTTATCCACAACAATCCAAGATATTCAAGACCAAATAGACTCCCTGGCAGAAATAGTTTTACAGAACCGCCGAGGCCTAGACCTACTTACTGCTGAGCAGGGAGGCATTTGCTTAGCTTTACAAGAAAGATGTTGCTTTTATGCCAATAAGTCCGGCATAGTGCgggataaaataaaaatgctccAAGAGGACCTGGAACACCGCAGACGCCAGCTGGCTGAAAACCCCTTATGGACGGCATGGAATGGTCTTTTACCGTACCTGTTACCTCTTCTAGGCCCCCTCACCGGACTATTAATAGTGATATCGGTCGGCCCCTGTATTTTTAATCGGCTACAGCAATTTGTTCGGGACCGACTTTCAGTCACCCAAGCTTTAGTATTAACTCAACATTATCAAGCTTTAAAGCAACAGGAAGAGCTATACCCAATGCCTtag
- the LOC131481743 gene encoding LOW QUALITY PROTEIN: uncharacterized protein LOC131481743 (The sequence of the model RefSeq protein was modified relative to this genomic sequence to represent the inferred CDS: substituted 1 base at 1 genomic stop codon): MGQALVTPLSLSIDHWSEVRGRARSLSVEVKKKEWKTLCSSQWPAFGIGWPPEGTFNLSIILQVKGRVCDTSPGGHPDQVPYVVTWESLATNPPSWVKPFAAVDASPRPPPLPSPIPLNPIPSAPLITSSICPLRETDTNRGKPAVLSDGGQEDLLLSLEPPPPYPHRPTGGHPVAEPAVAPEEGAVMPDSTIPEEAQGRRSPIPTRLRLRREKEGGREEEEGAWSSQLFPLRAVGEQMQYWPFFASDLYNWKTHNPPFSQDPQALTGLIESILLTHQPTWDDCQQLLRTLLTTEERHRVLLEARKNVPGADGNPTQLPNEIDAVFPLNRPDWDHNTPAGRERLRLYRQTLLAGLKGAGRRPTNLAKVRAVVQGAEETPAGFLERLMEAYRMYTPFNPASEERQSEVIMAFIGQSAPDIRNKLQRLEGLQNYNLQDLVREADKIYNKRETPEEKEERLRKLQEEREDEREKRRNQELSRILATVVHSRPETGRQIRNQGDERRPRLSRDQCAYCKEKGHWARECPKNSRNPKKMTPVLALGDXGSRGQDPPPEPRITLTVGGQPVTFLVDTGAQHSVLTSTGGPMSHKTSWVQGATGGKFYKWTTERRVDLATGTVTHSFLHVPECPYPLLGRDLLSKIGAHIKFHEGGASVSGPRGEPLYLLTLRIEDEYRLHEKRPPGGPVPSLLLKEWVESFPNAWAETGGVGLAINQPPLVINLKPTASPVAIRQYPMSREAFQGIRPHIQRLLQLGILVPCRSPWNTPLLPIKKPGTNDYRPVQDLREVNQRVEDMHPTVPNPYNLLSSLPPSHTWYTVLDLKDAFFCLRLCPQSQPLFAFEWRDPESGLAGQLTWTRLPQGFKHSPTIFDEALHRDLADFRIQQPDLILLQYVDDLLLAASSEESCIQGTKALLKRLGELGYRASAKKAQLCQTKVTYLGYVLEGGQRWLTEARKQAVSSIPAPKSPRQLREFLGTAGFCRLWVPGFAEIAAPLYPLTKQGTKFLWESEQQEAFDRIKEALLKAPALGLPDVTRPFNLYVDERRGIAKGVLVQALGPWKRPVAYLSKKLDPVAAGWPPCLRMIAAIATLVKDSGKLTLGQQITVIAPHAVEAIVRQPPDRWLTNARMTHYQALLLAPEKIRFGPAVALNPATLLPDPGIPGDVPHNCQQILAEVHGTREDLSDQPMPDAEVTWFTDGSSYVVDGKRRAGAAVVDNEKTIWSSALAPGTSAQRAELIALTQALKLAEGKKANIYTDSRYAFATAHVHGEIYRRRGLLTSGGKEIKNKDEIVGLLQALFRPKKISIIHCPGHQKGNDPTAKGNQLADSAAKRAAEETQTLVMVETIVQKPANSDETTVRQFGTLKYTSTDETLIQQHGGEWDPKTRTWKCGDKVALPLKNSKEIVKHLHQLTHLSRRKMLALLTKEECPFHILRLPGLVEETVDLCKPCAQVNAGRLKLPPGARARGHRPGMCWEVDFTEVRPGMYGYKYLLVFVDTFSGWTEAYPTKKETAQVVVKKILEEIFPRFGLPQVLGSDNGPAFVSQVSQMMARVLGIDWKLHCAYRPQSSGQVERMNRSLKETLTKLALETGAKDWVQLLPMALFRARNTPAHHGLTPFEILYGSPPPAASLCSLDPVLYPNPPALQTHLQALRVVRDHIWKPLAEVYRDKEVPSCPHPFKEGDLVYVRRHQSKTLEPHWKGPYTVLLTTPTALKVDGISAWIHASHVKRATPQDPTDSPSTAEPPLGAWKVQRSPNPLKLRLLKV, from the coding sequence ATGGGACAAGCTTTGGTTACTCCCTTGAGTCTCTCCATTGATCATTGGTCAGAAGTCCGGGGACGAGCCCGAAGTCTATCTGTAGAAGTTAAGAAAAAGGAATGGAAGACCCTTTGTTCCTCCCAATGGCCCGCCTTTGGAATCGGGTGGCCGCCGGAGGGCACCTTTAACCTCTCTATTATTTTACAGGTGAAAGGTCGCGTATGTGACACAAGCCCGGGAGgtcacccagaccaggttcccTATGTAGTTACCTGGGAGAGTCTAGCTACAAACCCTCCTAGTTGGGTAAAGCCCTTCGCGGCTGTTGATGCTAGCCCACGGCCGCCACCCCTGCCTTCACCTATCCCTTTGAATCCCATTCCCTCAGCTCCCCTGATAACGTCTTCAATCTGCCCGCTACGAGAGACGGACACCAACCGAGGAAAGCCGGCGGTCCTCTCCGATGGTGGTCAGGAAGACCTTCTCCTATCATTAGAACctccacctccctatccccacAGGCCTACTGGAGGCCACCCAGTTGCAGAGCCGGCAGTGGCGCCAGAAGAAGGAGCTGTGATGCCTGACTCCACCATACCAGAGGAAGCGCAAGGGCGTAGATCACCGATACCCACGCGGCTCCGGCTGCGTCGGGAGAaagaaggggggagagaggaggaagagggagcatGGTCATCTCAGCTATTTCCCCTCCGGGCCGTAGGAGAACAGATGCAGTACTGGCCTTTTTTTGCCTCGGATCTATACAATTGGAAAACCCATAACCCCCCCTTTTCTCAGGATCCGCAGGCTTTAACAGGATTAATTGAGTCTATTTTGCTGACCCATCAGCCCACGTGGGATGATTGTCAGCAGCTCCTGCGGACACTACTCACTACAGAAGAACGGCACCGAGTACTTTTGGAGGCTCGGAAGAACGTTCCTGGAGCTGATGGGAACCCGACTCAACTCCCTAATGAGATAGATGCTGTGTTTCCTCTCAATCGACCGGACTGGGACCACAATACGCCTGCCGGTAGGGAGCGTCTCCGTCTTTACCGCCAGACTCTGTTAGCGGGTCTCAAGGGCGCTGGAAGGCGACCCACCAATTTGGCCAAGGTAAGGGCAGTAGTACAGGGGGCAGAGGAAACCCCTGCGGGGTTTTTAGAAAGGCTAATGGAGGCTTACCGTATGTATACCCCTTTTAATCCGGCTAGtgaagaaagacagagtgaagttATAATGGCATTTATTGGACAGTCGGCACCGGACATAAGGAATAAGTTGCAGAGACTAGAGGGATTGCAGAATTATAATTTGCAGGATCTAGTTCGGGAGGCTGATAAGATATACAATAAGAGAGAGACTCccgaggaaaaggaagaaaggttaAGGAAGTTacaagaggagagggaggacgagagagagaaaaggcgtAATCAGGAGTTAAGTCGAATCCTGGCCACTGTAGTGCATAGTAGACCAGAAACAGGGAGGCAGATCAGGAACCAGGGAGATGAAAGGCGGCCCCGGTTGAGCCGAGATCAGTGTGCTTACTGCAAAGAGAAGGGGCATTGGGCCCGAGAATGTCCCAAGAACTCACGGAACCCCAAGAAGATGACCCCCGTGCTGGCCCTTGGAGATTAGGGAAGTCGGGGCCAGGACCCCCCCCCTGAGCCCAGGATAACTCTAACCGTGGGGGGACAACCAGTCACTTTCCTGGTAGATACGGGAGCGCAGCACTCCGTGTTGACTAGCACGGGAGGGCCTATGAGTCATAAGACTTCTTGGGTACAAGGAGCTACTGGTGGAAAATTTTACAAGTGGACAACTGAACGGCGAGTAGACCTCGCCACAGGGACTGTGACACATTCATTTCTACATGTACCGGAGTGTCCCTACCCCTTGTTAGGGAGGGATTTACTATCAAAAATAGGGGCGCACATCAAGTTCCATGAGGGTGGAGCTTCAGTTTCCGGACCCAGGGGAGAGCCCTTGTACCTCTTGACCTTGAGAATAGAAGATGAATATAGATTGCATGAGAAGCGCCCCCCCGGAGGGCCTGTCCCTTCCTTGTTGCTGAAAGAATGGGTGGAAAGTTTCCCCAATGCCTGGGCCGAGACGGGAGGGGTCGGGTTGGCGATCAACCAACCACCCCTGGTGATCAACTTGAAACCCACGGCTTCCCCAGTGGCTATCAGGCAATATCCGATGTCGAGGGAAGCATTCCAGGGCATCAGACCGCATATACAGAGACTACTACAACTAGGCATCTTGGTGCCCTGCCGTTCCCCGTGGAACACTCCTCTATTGCCGATAAAGAAACCAGGGACAAATGATTACCGACCTGTCCAAGACTTAAGAGAAGTTAATCAGCGAGTCGAGGACATGCATCCAACTGTCCCCAACCCATACAATCTTTTAAGCTCCTTGCCCCCGTCTCACACCTGGTATACTGTACTGGACCTCAaagatgccttcttttgcttaaGACTGTGCCCCCAGAGCCAGCCATTGTTTGCCTTCGAATGGAGAGATCCGGAATCTGGGCTTGCTGGGCAGCTGACATGGACCAGATTGCCACAAGGGTTCAAGCACTCCCCCACCATTTTTGATGAAGCCCTCCACCGGGACCTGGCTGATTTCCGCATACAACAGCCTGACCTCATCCTTTTACAGTATGTAGATGACCTTCTCCTTGCTGCTTCTTCCGAAGAATCTTGCATACAAGGTACGAAAGCCCTTCTAAAAAGACTCGGAGAGTTGGGATACCGAGCCTCTGCTAAGAAGGCCCAACTATGCCAGACCAAAGTAACATACCTAGGATATGTCCTAGAAGGAGGACAGAGATGGCTAACAGAGGCTAGAAAACAGGCTGTGTCCTCAATACCTGCTCCCAAAAGTCCCAGGCAGCTGAGAGAGTTCCTGGGAACTGCAGGATTCTGCCGACTCTGGGTACCGGGATTCGCTGAGATCGCAGCCCCCTTGTATCCCCTAACCAAACAGGGAACAAAATTTCTATGGGAATCGGAACAGCAGGAGGCCTTCGACCGCATCAAAGAAGCCCTCTTGAAGGCCCCGGCACTGGGACTCCCTGACGTAACCAGGCCGTTTAATCTTTATGTGGATGAAAGGAGAGGAATTGCAAAAGGAGTCTTAGTACAAGCATTGGGGCCATGGAAGCGGCCAGTAGCCTATCTCTCTAAGAAACTTGATCCAGTCGCAGCGGGGTGGCCCCCATGCCTACGAATGATTGCTGCCATAGCAACTCTGGTTAAGGACTCTGGCAAGTTGACCCTTGGCCAGCAGATCACTGTGATCGCGCCACATGCTGTGGAGGCCATAGTCCGGCAGCCCCCTGACCGATGGTTAACTAATGCTCGAATGACGCATTACCAGGCATTGTTATTAGCCCCAGAAAAGATACGGTTTGGCCCTGCGGTCGCCCTGAACCCTGCCACGCTCCTCCCAGACCCTGGAATCCCGGGAGATGTTCCACACAACTGTCAGCAAATCCTTGCGGAGGTACACGGAACACGAGAGGACCTCTCTGATCAACCCATGCCAGATGCTGAGGTAACGTGGTTCACCGATGGGAGCAGTTATGTGGTGGATGGGAAACGACGGGCAGGGGCTGCGGTGGTAGACAATGAAAAGACTATTTGGTCAAGTGCCCTGGCACCGGGCACTTCAGCTCAGCGGGCAGAACTAATAGCCCTAACCCAGGCCCTGAAGCTTGCAGAAGGGAAAAAGGCTAATATTTATACTGACAGCCGCTATGCCTTTGCTACCGCACATGTGCATGGGGAAATATATCGAAGAAGAGGATTACTGACGTCAGGGggaaaagagataaagaacaaaGATGAAATTGTAGGACTCTTGCAAGCATTGTTTCGCCCCAAGAAAATCAGCATTATCCATTGCCCTGGGCACCAGaagggaaatgacccaacagcaAAAGGAAACCAATTGGCAGACTCGGCTGCTAAACGGGCAGCTGAAGAGACTCAGACATTAGTCATGGTAGAGACCATTGTTCAAAAACCCGCTAACTCAGATGAGACTACAGTCCGACAATTTGGGACCCTAAAATATACCAGCACAGACGAAACCCTGATACAACAACATGGAGGGGAATGGGACCCCAAGACAAGGACTTGGAAGTGCGGAGATAAAGTCGCTTTACCTcttaaaaattcaaaggaaatagTAAAGCATCTACATCAACTTACACATTTGAGTCGCAGAAAGATGCTTGCCTTACTAACTAAAGAAGAGTGCCCCTTCCACATTCTCCGTCTGCCTGGTTTAGTTGAAGAGACTGTAGATCTTTGCAAACCATGCGCACAGGTAAATGCAGGGAGACTCAAGCTCCCCCCTGGGGCGAGAGCACGGGGTCATCGTCCAGGAATGTGTTGGGAAGTAGACTTCACTGAAGTCCGTCCAGGTATGTACGGTTATAAGTATCTTCTAGTTTTTGTGGACACCTTCTCTGGGTGGACGGAAGCGTACCCCACCAAGAAAGAAACGGCACAGGTGGTGGTAAAGAagatcttggaagaaatattCCCTCGGTTTGGACTGCCACAGGTACTTGGGTCTGACAACGGGCCGGCCTTTGTCTCCCAGGTAAGtcagatgatggccagggttttgGGGATTGATTGGAAATTGCATTGTGCCTATAGAccccagagttcaggacaggTAGAGAGAATGAATAGAAGCTTAAAAGAGACCTTGACCAAATTAGCTTTGGAGACTGGCGCTAAAGACTGGGTGCAGCTCCTACCTATGGCGCTTTTTAGGGCCAGAAACACGCCGGCCCATCATGGACTCACTCCCTTTGAAATTTTGTATGGGAGCCCGCCTCCCGCAGCTTCCTTGTGTAGCCTTGACCCGGTTTTGTATCCTAACCCTCCTGCTTTACAGACTCATCTCCAGGCTCTCCGTGTGGTGCGAGATCATATCTGGAAGCCCCTTGCGGAAGTCTATCGAGACAAGGAAGTGCCGtcctgcccacaccccttcaAGGAAGGTGACCTCGTGTATGTGAGGAGACATCAGTCAAAGACCTTGGAGCCACATTGGAAGGGGCCGTATACCGTCCTCCTCACCACTCCCACCGCCTTGAAAGTGGACGGCATCTCCGCCTGGATTCATGCGTCGCATGTAAAGAGGGCAACACCCCAGGACCCAACTGACTCCCCCTCCACTGCAGAACCACCACTTGGAGCCTGGAAAGTGCAACGTTCCCCAAATCCGCTTAAGctaagacttttaaaagtttaa